In Anser cygnoides isolate HZ-2024a breed goose chromosome 14, Taihu_goose_T2T_genome, whole genome shotgun sequence, one genomic interval encodes:
- the DOK3 gene encoding docking protein 3, whose protein sequence is MQPGWAYCARVGRSPESFPRSRGMRSALLPRCERKGGRTPPVAQPLPLVPHTKKGKSLREGSLPAPCSCFGCSHVSVPLPARVPEPRADRRGCAGPMESPVKDGILYVQHCKFGKRSWRKVRAQLFAASPSGVARMEKFDVRDDGKALGKSSLRRCARRVIRLSDCVSVGPAGAESCPKATAAFYLTTTEKSYVLAAEQRDEWIEQLCQLAFQGTKQAAPGSAKPQPGTDVPMEENSLYSSRQDLTDFPVLLLRTDAATRCGLHGHYLLAALPHSLTLKDMQSRQPLLTWPYPYLRKFGQDQNVFSFEAGRRSDSGEGTFTFSTPRALELCRAVAAAIASQQQGKDAAEPQLSAQSLEPPPRGPGAKDPQPSPPVGRAQPGSHPPPPRLCFHPSEPEPPGPIVYASIARGQQPLFGPGRPAPGEPWAGGKPPPEHLYENIFTAEPGPPGAPPEEEEDDEEEEEGRWELGSRQAPEGRSSEAAHVYDPRSSPAPRRGSPQPPPQQPWGRGAAEEPPGGRSGPKPPGNLRARLVRLLSREGPGPRDWL, encoded by the exons ATGCAGCCGGGCTGGGCGTACTGCGCTCGCGTCGGGCGGTCCCCTGAGAGCTTCCCCCGCTCTCGCGGCATGCgttctgccctgctgccccgcTGCGAGAGGAAGGGCGGACGGACACCTCCTGTGGCCCAGCCTCTGCCCCTCGTCCCACACACCAAAAAGGGGAAGTCTCTGCGAGAAGGAAGTCTGCCTGCCCCATGCAGTTGCTTCGGCTGCAGTCACGTTTCTGTGCCGCTGCCTGCCCGAGTCCCAGAGCCTCGCGCTGACcgccggggctgcgcggggcccatggagagccccgTGAAGGATGGCATCCTCTATGTGCAGCACTGCAAATTCGGGAAG CGGTCCTGGAGGAAGGTGCGGGCGCAGCTCTTCGCTGCCAGCCCCTCCGGCGTGGCCCGCATGGAGAAGTTCGACGTGCGGGACGACGGCAAGGCGCTGGGCAAGTCCTCCCTGCGCCGCTGCGCCCGCCGCGTGATCCGCCTCTCGGACTGCGTCTCCGTGGGCCCCGCGGGGGCCGAGAGCTGCCCCAAAGCCACCGCCGCCTTCTACCTCACCACCACGGAGAAGAGCTACGTGCTGGCGGCCGAGCAGCGGGACGAGTGGATcgagcagctctgccagctggcTTTCCAG GGCACCAAGCAAGCAGCGCCGGGCAGCGCCAAGCCCCAGCCCGGCACCGACGTCCCCATGGAGGAGAACTCCCTCTACTCCTCGCGGCAGGACC TGACCGATTtcccggtgctgctgctgcggaCGGACGCGGCCACCCGCTGCGGCCTCCACGGGCACTACCTGCTGGccgccctgccccacagcctgaCGCTGAAGGACATGCAGTCCCGGCAGCCCCTGCTCACCTGGCCCTACCCCTACCTCCGAAAATTTGGCCAAGATCAG AACGTCTTCTCCTTCGAGGCCGGCCGCCGCAGCGACTCCGGCGAGGGCACCTTCACCTTCAGCACCCCGCGGGCCCTGGAGCTGTGCCGGGCCGTGGCCGCCGCCATcgcctcccagcagcagggcaaggaCGCGGCGGAGCCCCAGCTCTCAGCGCAGAGCCTCGAGCCCCCTCCGAGGGGACCGGGGGCCAAGgatccccagcccagcccgccTGTGGGGAGGGCGCAGCCCGGCTCGCACCCACCGCCCCCCCGTCTCTGCTTCCACCCATCGGagcccgagccccccggccctaTCGTCTACGCCTCCATCGCTCGGGGCCAGCAGCCTCTCttcgggccgggccggccggcACCTGGCGAGCCCTGGGCGGGGGGGAAGCCGCCCCCCGAGCACCTCTACGAAAATATCTTCACCGCCGAGCCGGGgccgcccggtgcccccccggaggaggaagaggatgatgaagaagaagaagaagggcgGTGGGAGCTGGGCAGCCGCCAGGCCCCCGAGGGCCGCAGCAGCGAGGCTGCTCACGTCTACGacccccgcagctccccggccccgcggcggggcagcccccagccccctccccagcagccctggggccggggggcggcggaggagcccccgggggggcgctcgggccccaaaccccccggcAACCTGCGGGCCCGCTTGGTGCGCCTGCTGAGCCGGGAGGGGCCGGGCCCGCGGGACTGGCTCTGA